A DNA window from Rhineura floridana isolate rRhiFlo1 chromosome 11, rRhiFlo1.hap2, whole genome shotgun sequence contains the following coding sequences:
- the LOC133367560 gene encoding vomeronasal type-2 receptor 26-like, whose product MVVFLVLLLLLPHATCKPHIVKCNVCDPHTPLHQYHQRGDLIIGGIASHSIIISSSIAFTNEPPPALLEELNVVPKNYQHIVTLQFAVKEINESPQILPNVTLGFHIYDSYFNAQWTYHATMLLIFTLETFIPNYLCGLEKNLLAVIGGLDSQTSLQVATVLDIYKVPQLIYGSAPVMQDKTPGLSFYQMTPKEDLQYEGILSFLLHFRWTWIGIVTSQDEYGDRFVKTVVPLFSRSGICFAFTERTQKFTYVNEINALFQKGAKIHDRIIDSKANAVVVYGESYAVPFFRWLPYLSERVHMASKPKGKVWILTAQMEFTSFVYQRTWDTEILHGVLSFSLPSKDLPGFRQFVESKTPSSTTGDGFIRDFWQQAFGCVFPDAVLGEVDGDICTGDEKLERLPGPFFEMSMTGHSYSIYNAVYAVAHALHAMLSRVNQRATVERRGLKFPNQQLWQLHRFLRSVSFNNNAGDEVSFDQNGEILAGFDVTNWIVFSNQSFHRVKVGRMDSQAPPDLAFTINEKAITWHNWFNQTQPKSVCAESCHPGSSKKVKEGEPFCCYDCIPCPERKISDQEDMNDCYKCGDEKYPNKNQNLCIPKDTSFLSYEEPLGFSLASFSLALFLITALVLGTFTKHHNTPIVIANNRNLTYTLLISLMLSFLCALLFIGQPQKLTCLLRQTAFGIIFSVAVSCVLAKTVTVVLAFMATKPGSRMRKWVGKGLTNSIVLSCSLIQIIICTVWLATSPPYPDVDMKSVPEEIILQCNEGSVSLFYCVLGYMGFLAIISFTMAFLARKLPDSFNEAKFITFSMLVFCSVWLSFVPTYLSTKGKYMVAVEIFSILSSSAGLLGFIFSPKCYIILLWPELNNRDQLIKRKY is encoded by the exons ATGGTAGTGTTCCTGGTCTTGCTGCTATTACTTCCTCATGCAACATGCAAGCCTCACATTGTGAAATGCAATGTCTGTGACCCACACACTCCACTTCACCAGTATCATCAGAGAGGAGACCTCATCATTGGTGGTATTGCTTCTCACAGTATCATCATATCCAGTTCAATAGCCTTCACCAATGAACCCCCGCCAGCACTGCTTGAAGAGCTGAA TGTCGTGCCCAAGAATTACCAGCACATTGTGACCTTGCAATTCGCAGTGAAGGAGATCAATGAAAGCCCTCAGATCTTACCCAatgtcaccttgggtttccacaTCTATGACAGCTATTTCAATGCACAGTGGACCTATCATGCCACAATGCTTCTTATATTCACATTGGAGACATTTATCCCAAACTACCTGTGTGGCCTTGAGAAAAACCTCTTAGCCGTCATTGGGGGACTGGATTCCCAAACATCTCTTCAAGTGGCAACAGTTTTGGATATCTATAAGGTCCCACAG CTCATTTATGGCTCTGCACCAGTGATGCAAGATAAAACTCCAGGCCTTTCTTTTTACCAGATGACCCCCAAGGAAGACCTTCAGTATGAGGGGattctctctttccttctgcaTTTTAGGTGGACATGGATTGGGATTGTCACCTCCCAAGATGAATACGGAGATAGATTTGTAAAAACTGTTGTTCCACTTTTCTCCCGGAGTGGTATCTGTTTTGCCTTCACAGAAAGAACTCAGAAATTTACTTATGTTAATGAAATTAATGCTTTGTTTCAAAAGGGAGCCAAAATACATGATAGAATCATTGATAGCAAAGCCAATGCAGTTGTGGTCTATGGAGAATCGTATGCTGTGCCATTTTTCAGATGGTTACCTTATCTGTCAGAACGAGTACACATGGCAAGTAAGCCAAAAGGTAAAGTGTGGATTCTGACAGCTCAGATGGAGTTCACTTCATTTGTCTACCAAAGGACCTGGGATACAGAAATACTCCATGGGGTTCTCTCCTTCAGCCTCCCTTCTAAAGATCTCCCAGGATTTCGCCAATTTGTTGAGAGTAAAACCCCTTCCAGCACAACAGGAGATGGTTTCATTAGGGACTTCTGGCAACAGGCATTTGGCTGTGTATTCCCTGATGCTGTTTTGGGTGAAGTGGACGGGGATATCTGCACTGGAGATGAGAAACTGgagaggcttcctgggcctttttttgaaatgagcatgactggcCATAGCTACAGCATCTACAATGCTGTGTATGCTGTGGCCCATGCTTTACATGCCATGTTGTCTAGAGTCAATCAGAGAGCAACTGTGGAGAGAAGAGGACTGAAGTTCCCAAATCAGCAGCTGTGGCAG TTGCATCGCTTTCTGAGGAGTGTCTCATTTAACAACAATGCTGGGGACGAGGTCTCCTTTGACCAGAATGGGGAGATCTTAGCTGGATTTGATGTCACCAACTGGATCGTTTTCTCAAACCAATCCTTTCACAGAGTGAAAGTTGGGAGGATGGATTCCCAGGCTCCTCCAGATCTAGCCTTCACCATCAATGAGAAGGCCATAACATGGCACAACTGGTTCAACCAG ACACAGCCTAAGTCTGtatgtgctgagagttgccatcCTGGTTCTAGCAAGAAAGTGAAGGAGGGGgagccattttgctgctatgattgtaTTCCATGCCCAGAAAGGAAGATTTCAGACCAGGAAG aCATGAATGACTGTTATAAATGTGgagatgaaaaatatccaaataaAAACCAGAATTTATGTATTCCCAAGGACACAAGTTTCCTGTCTTACGAAGAACCTTTGGGCTTCAGTTTAGCCTCTTTTTCTCTTGCCTTGTTTTTGATCACAGCTCTGGTGCTGGGAACGTTTACGAAGCACCACAATACTCCCATAGTCATAGCCAACAACAGGAACCTCACCTACACTCTCCTCATCTCCCTCATGCTCAGTTTCCTTTGTGCTCTGCTATTCATTGGCCAGCCACAAAAACTGACGTGTCTCCTCCGACAAACTGCgtttggcatcatcttctcagtggctgtgtcTTGTGTGTTGGCAAAAACTGTCACGGTAGTTCTggctttcatggccaccaaaccaggatctaggatgaggaaatgggtggggaaagGACTGACCAACTCCATTGTTCTTTCCTGCTCCCTTATCCAAATCATCATCTGCACTGTGTGGCTGGCGACCTCTCCCCCCTATCCAGATGTTGACATGAAGTCAGTGCCAGAAGAAATTATACTGCAATGTAATGAGGGTTCGGTGTCTCTGTTTTACTGTGTCTTGGGTTACATGGGCTTTCTGGCCATTATTAGTTTCACGATGGCTTTCCTTGCTAGGAAATTGCCtgacagtttcaatgaagccaaatttatcaccttcagcatgttggtcttttgcagtgtttggctTTCCTTTGTCCCAACCTACTTgagcacaaaaggaaaatacatggtggctgtagAGATTTTTTCTATCTTATCCTCCAGTGCTGGGCTATTGGGTTTCATCTTTTCCCCCAAATGTTACATTATATTGCTGTGGCCTGAGCTGAATAATAGGGATCAGCTAATCAAAAGAAAATACTAA